A window of the Syntrophorhabdus sp. genome harbors these coding sequences:
- a CDS encoding type II toxin-antitoxin system PemK/MazF family toxin — translation MKGKIVLIPFPFTDLTSSKLRPALVLYEGRSDFILAFISSQTRPQTTEAEILVRKDTPGFEDSGLKVDSVIRLDKIATVLKDLVIAELGELDTHYRESVNTKLCALFQI, via the coding sequence GTGAAAGGAAAAATTGTCCTCATTCCATTTCCCTTTACCGATCTGACATCTTCAAAGCTTCGTCCTGCCCTCGTCCTCTATGAAGGGAGATCTGATTTCATTCTCGCGTTTATCTCTTCTCAAACCCGACCTCAAACAACTGAAGCGGAGATCCTTGTCCGGAAGGATACGCCAGGGTTTGAAGATTCGGGGTTAAAGGTGGATTCGGTGATCAGATTGGACAAAATAGCTACTGTTTTGAAGGATCTGGTCATCGCAGAACTTGGTGAGCTTGATACACACTACAGAGAAAGCGTCAACACGAAACTCTGTGCATTGTTTCAAATTTGA